One Novosphingobium sp. EMRT-2 DNA segment encodes these proteins:
- a CDS encoding Flp family type IVb pilin — MKLFRDLLANEEGATAIEYGLIAALIAVAAITAMGSLGNSLTNTFNTVSGKMNNANTAAANKN, encoded by the coding sequence ATGAAGCTTTTCCGTGATCTGCTCGCGAACGAAGAAGGCGCGACCGCTATCGAATACGGCCTGATCGCCGCCCTCATCGCCGTCGCCGCCATCACCGCGATGGGTTCGCTCGGCAACTCGCTGACCAACACCTTCAACACGGTGTCGGGCAAGATGAACAACGCCAACACGGCCGCCGCGAACAAGAACTGA
- a CDS encoding Flp family type IVb pilin, translated as MTLFHALLRDEQGATAIEYGLIAALIAVAAITAMGSLGNSLTNTFNTVSGKMNNANTKAAAKTI; from the coding sequence ATGACACTCTTTCACGCGCTGCTGCGCGATGAACAAGGCGCGACCGCTATCGAATATGGCCTGATCGCCGCCCTCATCGCCGTCGCCGCGATTACCGCGATGGGTTCGCTTGGCAACTCGCTGACCAACACCTTCAATACGGTGTCGGGTAAGATGAACAACGCCAACACCAAGGCAGCGGCCAAGACGATCTGA
- a CDS encoding M48 family metalloprotease has translation MKSRIRLRLAVAGLSVLAAGVAGSAILSGAPVRAQANAVQAISASDKKQGAEAHPQLLQEYGGALSGPQATYVEFVGKTIAVQSGLSNARGDFTVTLLNSPVNNAFAIPGGYIYVTRQLVALMNNEAELAGVLGHEVGHVAARHAAKRESAATRNTILGVLGSVLSTAVLGNSAAGQIGQRLFSTGSQLLTLKYSRSQETEADNLGITYLGRAGYDPRAMSTVLQSLANQTALDSQIAGQGNSVPEWASTHPDPASRVRAAMLRAGSTATGMTNRDTFLTRVRGLTYGDDPNQGVVDGRTFTHPQLRLAFQAPAGFSLVNGTTSVAISGQSGKGEFASGKYSGDLSAYVRSVFAGLSSQGQFAPDTLQTTTINGIPAAYGTARTTSNGSTVDVVVWAYDWGQGQAFHFATISQAGQAGQFDSMFRSIRRIIATEASAVKARKLDVVTVKSGDTVQSLGARMAYTDRPVDRFLVLNALTASSRLVPGQKVKLIVY, from the coding sequence ATGAAAAGCCGAATCCGCCTGCGTCTTGCTGTTGCCGGACTGTCGGTTCTTGCGGCGGGCGTGGCCGGGTCTGCCATCCTGTCGGGCGCGCCGGTGCGGGCGCAGGCCAATGCCGTCCAGGCGATTAGCGCGTCCGACAAGAAGCAGGGCGCTGAAGCGCACCCCCAACTCCTTCAGGAATACGGTGGCGCGCTGAGCGGTCCGCAGGCGACCTATGTCGAATTCGTGGGCAAGACCATCGCCGTTCAGTCGGGCCTCAGCAATGCGCGCGGCGATTTCACGGTTACCTTGCTCAATTCGCCCGTGAACAACGCCTTCGCCATTCCGGGTGGCTATATCTACGTCACCCGGCAGCTGGTCGCGCTGATGAACAACGAGGCGGAGCTGGCCGGCGTGTTGGGGCACGAGGTTGGCCACGTCGCCGCGCGCCACGCCGCCAAGCGCGAAAGCGCCGCCACGCGCAACACCATTCTGGGCGTGCTCGGTTCGGTGCTTTCCACCGCCGTCCTTGGCAATTCCGCGGCCGGCCAGATCGGCCAGCGCCTGTTTTCCACCGGCAGCCAGTTGCTGACGCTCAAGTATTCGCGATCGCAGGAAACCGAAGCGGACAACCTAGGCATCACGTATCTGGGCCGCGCCGGCTACGATCCCCGCGCAATGTCCACGGTGTTGCAAAGCCTGGCCAACCAGACTGCGCTGGACAGCCAGATCGCGGGGCAGGGCAATTCGGTGCCGGAATGGGCCAGCACGCACCCGGACCCGGCCTCGCGCGTGCGCGCCGCGATGCTGCGCGCCGGGTCCACCGCCACGGGGATGACCAACCGCGACACGTTCCTCACCCGCGTGCGCGGCCTTACCTACGGCGACGATCCCAATCAGGGTGTTGTCGACGGGCGCACGTTCACGCACCCGCAGTTGCGGCTCGCCTTCCAGGCGCCGGCCGGCTTCTCCCTGGTCAATGGCACCACATCGGTTGCGATTTCCGGTCAGTCGGGCAAGGGCGAGTTCGCGTCGGGCAAATACAGCGGCGATCTTTCCGCCTATGTCCGCTCGGTATTCGCTGGGCTTTCGTCGCAGGGGCAATTCGCGCCCGATACGCTGCAGACGACCACGATCAACGGCATACCCGCCGCCTATGGCACGGCCAGAACGACCAGCAACGGGTCCACCGTGGACGTGGTGGTCTGGGCCTACGACTGGGGGCAGGGGCAGGCCTTCCACTTCGCCACGATCAGCCAGGCGGGGCAGGCGGGCCAGTTCGATTCCATGTTCCGCTCGATCCGCCGCATCATCGCGACCGAGGCCAGCGCGGTGAAGGCGCGCAAGCTGGATGTGGTGACGGTGAAGAGCGGCGATACCGTGCAGTCGCTGGGCGCGCGCATGGCCTATACGGACCGGCCAGTGGATCGCTTCCTCGTGCTCAACGCGCTGACGGCTTCCAGCAGGCTGGTACCGGGGCAGAAGGTGAAGCTGATCGTCTATTGA
- a CDS encoding acetyl-CoA carboxylase carboxyltransferase subunit alpha, with the protein MISYLEFEKPVAALEARIAELRETAQSGELDIASEIRRLENKSAELLASTYKALTPWQKTQVARHPARPHFRDYVERMFEGFMPLGGDRLYGEDQAIIGGFALLGDRRVMLIGHEKGNDTQSRIRHNFGMGKPEGYRKAVRLMELASRFGLPVVTLVDTSGAFPGVEAEERGQAEAIARSTEACLALGVPMVATIVGEGGSGGAVALASAERVLMLEHAVYSVISPEGCASILWRTSEKAPEAAEAMKVTAQDLLALGVIDRIVPEPVGGAHRDPAATAAALSQAIAQELDGLAGKSPDALRTMRADRFLRIGA; encoded by the coding sequence ATGATTTCGTATCTCGAATTCGAGAAGCCGGTCGCCGCGCTGGAAGCGCGCATCGCCGAGCTTCGGGAGACCGCGCAGAGCGGCGAACTGGACATCGCGTCCGAAATCCGCCGGCTGGAAAACAAGTCCGCCGAACTGCTGGCCAGCACCTACAAGGCGCTGACGCCGTGGCAGAAGACGCAGGTCGCTCGCCATCCTGCCCGCCCGCATTTCCGTGACTATGTCGAACGCATGTTCGAAGGCTTCATGCCGCTGGGCGGCGATCGGCTCTATGGCGAGGACCAGGCGATCATCGGCGGGTTCGCGCTGCTGGGCGATCGCCGGGTCATGCTGATCGGCCACGAGAAGGGCAACGATACGCAAAGCCGCATCCGCCACAACTTCGGCATGGGCAAGCCCGAGGGCTATCGCAAGGCGGTGCGCCTGATGGAACTGGCCAGCCGTTTCGGCCTGCCGGTGGTGACGCTGGTCGATACTTCAGGCGCGTTTCCCGGCGTGGAGGCGGAGGAGCGCGGACAGGCCGAGGCCATCGCCCGTTCGACCGAAGCGTGCCTCGCACTCGGCGTGCCGATGGTGGCAACGATCGTGGGTGAGGGCGGTTCGGGCGGTGCGGTGGCGCTGGCAAGCGCCGAGCGCGTGCTGATGCTGGAACACGCGGTCTATTCGGTGATCTCGCCCGAAGGCTGCGCTTCGATCCTGTGGCGCACTTCGGAAAAGGCCCCAGAAGCGGCCGAGGCGATGAAAGTGACGGCGCAGGACCTGCTGGCGCTGGGCGTGATCGACCGGATCGTGCCGGAACCGGTAGGCGGCGCCCATCGCGATCCCGCAGCCACGGCGGCGGCTCTTTCGCAGGCCATCGCGCAGGAGCTGGACGGGCTGGCAGGCAAGTCGCCCGATGCCCTGCGCACGATGCGCGCGGATCGTTTCCTCCGAATTGGTGCCTGA
- a CDS encoding tyrosine recombinase, translating to MLAAERGAAANTIEAYRRDLTGAQAIVGDLATADRDAIAGLAGHWADLSPSSIARKASALRQFYGFLIDEGLRADDPSIAMPRPRARRPLPRLLNHDEIGRLFATAEEEATAGTHDGVRMLALLELLYGSGLRATELVSLPLVAVPRDAPFLAITGKGGQQRLLPVGARAIRALAEWLRLRPAGGRFVFPSPRGGHLTRVRLFQLLRDLAARAGIDPEKVSPHVLRHAFATHLLEGGADLRVLQTLLGHADIATTQIYTHVDASRLVALVNERHPLAASTGRAAGRS from the coding sequence ATGCTTGCGGCGGAGCGCGGCGCGGCCGCCAATACCATCGAGGCCTATCGGCGCGATCTGACCGGCGCGCAGGCCATCGTCGGCGATCTGGCGACGGCCGATCGCGACGCTATCGCCGGGCTTGCCGGGCATTGGGCCGACCTTTCGCCGTCGAGCATCGCGCGCAAGGCGTCGGCATTGCGCCAGTTCTATGGCTTCCTGATCGACGAGGGCCTGCGCGCCGACGATCCGTCCATCGCCATGCCGCGTCCACGCGCCCGCCGCCCGTTGCCGCGCCTGCTCAATCACGACGAGATCGGCCGGCTGTTCGCCACGGCGGAAGAGGAAGCCACCGCCGGCACGCACGATGGCGTGCGCATGCTGGCCCTGCTCGAACTGCTCTATGGCTCGGGCCTGCGCGCGACGGAACTGGTCTCGCTGCCGCTCGTCGCCGTGCCGCGCGATGCGCCGTTCCTGGCCATCACCGGCAAGGGCGGCCAGCAGCGGCTCCTGCCCGTGGGCGCGCGCGCGATCCGGGCGCTGGCGGAATGGCTGCGCCTGCGCCCCGCCGGTGGCCGCTTTGTGTTCCCTTCGCCACGCGGCGGACACCTGACGCGCGTGCGCCTGTTCCAGCTGCTGCGCGATCTGGCCGCGCGCGCCGGAATCGATCCCGAAAAGGTCAGCCCGCACGTGCTGCGCCATGCCTTCGCCACGCATCTCCTGGAAGGCGGGGCGGACTTGCGTGTGTTGCAGACCCTGCTGGGCCATGCCGACATCGCGACCACGCAGATATATACCCACGTCGATGCCTCGCGGCTTGTCGCGCTGGTCAACGAACGGCATCCGCTGGCCGCGTCCACAGGACGCGCCGCAGGACGCAGTTGA
- a CDS encoding shikimate kinase, translated as MDQDAASLNSTDLARITRRIDRPIVLVGMMGVGKTTVGRKLAAMLHQPFVDADEEIERAAQMSIPEIFTTYGEPYFRSGERRVIARLVGEGATTDRKILATGGGAFCDAETRQLILDRAIAVWLDSDVDTLVERVGRKDNRPLLRGGNPREILANLREERQPAYAQAPIHVTSGHQPHQVTAVRILRAIDNWL; from the coding sequence ATGGACCAAGACGCCGCCTCGCTCAACAGTACCGATCTGGCGCGGATCACCCGCCGGATCGACCGGCCGATCGTGCTGGTCGGCATGATGGGCGTGGGCAAGACCACCGTGGGACGCAAGCTGGCGGCGATGCTCCACCAGCCGTTCGTGGACGCGGACGAGGAAATCGAACGGGCGGCCCAGATGTCGATCCCGGAAATCTTCACGACTTATGGCGAGCCTTACTTCCGCAGCGGCGAGCGGCGGGTGATCGCCCGTCTCGTGGGCGAGGGCGCGACCACCGACCGCAAGATCCTGGCGACCGGCGGTGGCGCCTTCTGCGATGCGGAAACGCGCCAGCTGATCCTCGACCGCGCCATCGCGGTCTGGCTGGACAGCGACGTCGATACGCTGGTGGAACGTGTCGGCCGCAAGGACAACCGCCCGTTGCTGCGCGGCGGCAACCCCCGTGAAATCCTTGCCAACCTGCGCGAGGAGCGCCAGCCCGCCTATGCGCAGGCGCCGATCCACGTTACCAGCGGCCATCAGCCGCATCAGGTGACCGCCGTGCGCATCCTGCGGGCGATCGATAACTGGTTGTAG
- the aroB gene encoding 3-dehydroquinate synthase: protein MVTIPVAIAGAPYDVRIEAGLLAKAGTRCRPFLRKNTVAIVTDEHVAARWRETVAASFAAEGIESRWLVLPAGETTKSWEQLAHVIDWLLAQEVERKDNIVALGGGVIGDLTGFAAAIVKRGCGFIQIPTTLLAQVDSSVGGKTAINTPAGKNLVGTFHQPVLVLADPLSLDTLPARDVRAGYAEVVKYGLIDDAPFFEWCEANGHHLLAGEADAREYAIARSVAAKARIVAADEKETTGVRALLNLGHTFGHALEAETGFSDYLLHGEGVALGMVLAARFSARQGLMNGQDAERVAAHIGAVGLPASLASLNLSCDGRRLADHMLHDKKMDAGTLPFLLLRGIGETFLAKDVDLGDVAAFLDEELARG, encoded by the coding sequence ATGGTCACCATTCCTGTCGCCATCGCCGGCGCGCCATACGATGTCCGGATCGAAGCCGGATTGCTGGCGAAGGCGGGGACGCGTTGCCGCCCGTTCCTGCGCAAGAACACGGTGGCCATCGTCACCGACGAACACGTCGCCGCGCGCTGGCGCGAGACGGTGGCGGCTTCGTTCGCGGCCGAGGGGATCGAAAGCCGCTGGCTGGTGCTGCCAGCGGGTGAGACAACCAAGAGCTGGGAACAGCTTGCGCACGTGATCGACTGGCTGCTGGCGCAGGAAGTCGAGCGCAAGGACAATATCGTGGCGCTGGGCGGCGGCGTGATCGGCGATCTCACCGGGTTCGCCGCCGCGATCGTCAAGCGCGGCTGCGGCTTCATCCAGATCCCGACGACGCTGCTGGCACAGGTCGATTCCAGCGTGGGCGGCAAGACCGCGATCAACACGCCCGCCGGCAAGAACCTGGTCGGCACGTTCCACCAGCCGGTGCTGGTGCTGGCCGATCCGCTCTCGCTCGATACTCTGCCCGCGCGCGACGTGCGGGCGGGCTATGCCGAGGTCGTGAAGTATGGCCTGATCGATGACGCGCCGTTCTTCGAATGGTGCGAAGCCAACGGCCACCACCTGCTCGCGGGCGAGGCGGACGCGCGCGAATATGCGATCGCGCGCAGTGTCGCCGCCAAGGCGCGGATCGTGGCGGCGGACGAGAAGGAAACCACCGGCGTCCGCGCCCTGCTCAACCTGGGGCACACGTTCGGGCACGCGCTGGAAGCCGAAACCGGCTTTTCCGACTACCTGCTCCACGGCGAGGGCGTGGCGCTGGGCATGGTGCTGGCGGCGCGCTTTTCCGCGCGCCAGGGGCTTATGAACGGACAGGACGCCGAACGCGTGGCCGCGCACATCGGCGCGGTCGGGCTGCCCGCCTCGCTTGCTTCGCTGAACCTCTCCTGCGACGGACGGCGGCTGGCCGATCACATGCTCCACGACAAGAAGATGGACGCGGGCACCCTGCCCTTCCTGCTGCTGCGCGGCATCGGCGAGACGTTCCTGGCCAAGGACGTGGACCTGGGCGACGTGGCGGCATTCCTGGACGAGGAACTGGCGCGGGGCTGA
- a CDS encoding DUF488 family protein, with protein MPVIWTIGYEQATVAGVMAALNRAGVDLLADVRALPLSRRPGFSKSALAANAREAGIEYRHFKALGTPADGRAAARRHDHATLERIYAAQLDLPEAVLAGVQLTELALERKVALLCYERAASECHRTLLRKAVLPDFEVVDLLPDEAG; from the coding sequence ATGCCGGTGATCTGGACCATCGGTTACGAACAGGCGACCGTGGCCGGGGTAATGGCCGCGCTCAACCGCGCGGGCGTGGACCTGCTGGCCGATGTGCGCGCCCTGCCGCTTTCGCGCCGCCCCGGTTTCTCGAAGTCCGCGCTGGCTGCCAACGCGCGCGAGGCGGGGATCGAGTATCGCCATTTCAAGGCGCTCGGCACCCCGGCGGACGGCCGCGCCGCCGCGCGCCGGCACGATCACGCCACGCTGGAACGGATCTACGCGGCGCAGCTCGATCTGCCCGAAGCGGTGTTGGCGGGGGTGCAACTCACGGAACTGGCGCTTGAACGCAAGGTGGCGCTGCTGTGCTACGAACGCGCGGCCAGCGAATGCCACCGCACCCTGCTGCGCAAGGCGGTGCTGCCCGATTTTGAAGTGGTCGATCTGCTGCCGGACGAGGCCGGCTGA
- a CDS encoding tRNA-binding protein has protein sequence MHLDHDPAAPPAETISFDDFLKVDIRVGTIIQVELFPEARKPSLKLWIDFGAGLGVKKSSAQIAALYEGELLIGRQVAAVVNFPPRQIGKMVSEVLTLGFADEQGRVVLFAPDRPVPDGSRLF, from the coding sequence ATGCATCTCGATCATGATCCCGCCGCGCCGCCGGCCGAAACCATATCCTTTGACGATTTCCTGAAAGTCGACATTCGCGTCGGCACGATCATTCAGGTCGAACTCTTCCCGGAAGCGCGCAAGCCCAGCCTGAAGCTGTGGATCGATTTCGGCGCGGGACTGGGCGTCAAGAAAAGCAGCGCGCAGATCGCCGCGCTCTATGAAGGCGAACTGCTGATCGGGCGGCAGGTGGCGGCGGTGGTCAATTTTCCGCCGCGCCAGATCGGCAAGATGGTGTCCGAAGTGCTGACGCTCGGCTTCGCGGACGAGCAGGGGCGCGTCGTGCTGTTTGCGCCCGACAGGCCCGTGCCCGACGGATCGCGGCTGTTCTGA
- a CDS encoding enoyl-CoA hydratase-related protein gives MAYETILLDVTDGVATITLNRPERLNACSLPMAGEISDALDHLGDARVLVLKGAGRAFCSGADLQARGDRTTGAGEGSYLALQGHYNPAIMKLARLNLPIISAVNGAAAGVGCSIALTADFVIAGKSGYFLQAFVNIGLVPDGGSSWILPRLIGKARATEMMMLGEKIGADKALDWGLIHKAVEDADLDAEVSALAARLAAGPTLAYATMRHNILTALEHSLAETLLAEAEGQRVAGNSADAMEGGLAFLQKRKPAFTGR, from the coding sequence ATGGCTTATGAAACGATCCTGCTCGATGTCACCGATGGCGTGGCCACGATCACGCTGAACCGGCCCGAGCGGCTCAATGCCTGCTCGCTGCCGATGGCGGGCGAGATTTCCGATGCGCTCGATCATCTGGGCGATGCCCGCGTACTGGTGCTGAAGGGCGCGGGCCGGGCGTTCTGTTCGGGCGCGGATCTCCAGGCGCGCGGCGATCGCACCACCGGCGCGGGCGAGGGAAGCTACCTGGCGCTGCAGGGGCATTACAACCCGGCGATCATGAAGCTGGCCCGGCTGAACCTGCCGATCATTTCGGCGGTCAACGGCGCGGCGGCCGGCGTGGGCTGCTCGATCGCGCTGACGGCGGACTTCGTGATCGCGGGCAAGAGCGGCTATTTCCTCCAGGCGTTCGTCAACATCGGCCTGGTTCCCGATGGCGGATCGAGCTGGATTCTTCCCCGCCTGATCGGCAAGGCCCGCGCTACCGAGATGATGATGCTGGGCGAGAAGATCGGCGCGGACAAGGCGCTCGACTGGGGCCTGATCCACAAGGCGGTGGAAGACGCCGATCTCGATGCCGAGGTATCCGCGCTGGCCGCGCGGCTCGCCGCCGGGCCGACGCTGGCCTATGCCACGATGCGCCACAACATCCTGACCGCGCTGGAACACAGCCTGGCCGAAACGCTGCTGGCCGAAGCCGAGGGACAACGTGTGGCCGGCAACAGTGCCGACGCGATGGAAGGCGGCCTTGCTTTCCTCCAGAAGCGCAAGCCCGCGTTCACGGGGCGCTGA
- a CDS encoding glucokinase produces the protein MQLVAVDIGGTHARFALAEVEQGRVVSLGEAVTLKTAEHGSFQLAWEEFGRTLGTPLPKAAAIAVAGPVGGEIIRFTNNPWIIRPALIPEKLGADDYVVVNDFAAVAHAVAQAAPEHFVHLTGPDAPLPEEGVLSVVGPGTGLGVAQLWRHGGAYRVQPTEGGHIDFAPLDGIEDAILARLRKRHRRVSVERVVAGPGIVDIYETLAAIEGKPFTPRTDKELWTLGMAGEDSLAAAAVDRFCLSLGSVAGDLALTHGSAALVMAGGLGLRIKDVLLASGFAERFRAKGRFEGMMAAMPVKLITHPQPGLFGAAAAFAQTHAR, from the coding sequence ATGCAACTGGTCGCGGTCGATATCGGCGGAACGCATGCGCGCTTTGCCCTTGCCGAAGTGGAGCAGGGCCGCGTCGTCTCGCTGGGCGAGGCGGTGACGCTCAAGACCGCCGAACACGGCAGCTTCCAGCTTGCCTGGGAGGAGTTCGGCCGCACGCTTGGCACGCCCTTGCCGAAGGCGGCGGCGATCGCGGTGGCCGGCCCGGTCGGCGGAGAAATCATCCGCTTTACCAACAATCCTTGGATCATCCGCCCGGCGCTGATTCCCGAGAAGCTGGGCGCGGACGACTATGTGGTGGTCAATGATTTCGCTGCCGTGGCCCATGCGGTGGCACAGGCCGCGCCGGAACATTTCGTCCACCTGACCGGGCCGGACGCGCCCTTGCCCGAAGAGGGCGTGCTCAGTGTGGTCGGCCCCGGCACCGGGTTGGGCGTTGCGCAGCTGTGGCGTCATGGCGGCGCTTATCGCGTGCAGCCGACCGAGGGGGGGCACATCGATTTCGCGCCGCTCGACGGGATCGAGGACGCCATCCTCGCCCGCCTGCGCAAGCGCCACCGCCGCGTGTCGGTGGAGAGGGTGGTGGCCGGCCCCGGCATCGTCGACATCTACGAAACGCTGGCCGCGATCGAGGGCAAGCCGTTCACCCCGCGCACCGACAAGGAGCTGTGGACGCTGGGGATGGCGGGCGAGGACAGCCTGGCGGCGGCGGCGGTCGATCGCTTCTGCCTGTCGCTGGGCAGCGTGGCGGGCGATCTGGCGCTGACGCATGGTTCGGCGGCGCTGGTCATGGCTGGCGGCCTGGGCCTGCGCATCAAGGACGTGTTGCTGGCTTCCGGCTTTGCCGAACGCTTCCGCGCCAAGGGCCGGTTCGAGGGCATGATGGCCGCCATGCCGGTCAAGCTCATCACTCATCCGCAGCCGGGCCTGTTCGGCGCGGCCGCCGCCTTCGCGCAGACGCACGCGCGCTGA
- the edd gene encoding phosphogluconate dehydratase — protein MTLNPIVAKVTDRIIERSRDSRRRYLDLIDRAREQGVSRPILSCGNLAHGFAASGDDKATIRTGKAMNIGIVTAYNDMLSAHQPYGRYPEQIKLFAREVGATAQVAGGVPAMCDGVTQGQDSMELSLFSRDTIALSTSVALSHGMFESALLLGICDKIVPGLLIGALRFGHLPMMLVPSGPMPTGLANKEKVRIRQLYAEGKVGREELLESESASYHGAGTCTFYGTANSNQMMMEMMGLHMPGSSFVLPGTKLRQELTRAAVHRIAGIGWDGDDYRPLGHCVDEKAIVNAIVGLLATGGSTNHVIHLPAIARAAGVQIDWNDMDELSRVVPLIASVYPNGAGDVNYFHAAGGMPYVIRELVESGLAHADIRTVYGQSLAEGAQEPVMDGETLRWTPAPQASGDGSMLRPVSAPFQPEGGLRLLEGNLGRGTIKVSAVDPARWTIEAPVRVFDDQNQVIAAFKAGELERDVVVVVRFQGPAANGMPELHKLTPPLGVLQDRGFKVALVTDGRMSGASGKVPAAIHVSPEAKLGGALAKLRDGDVVRVCADSGELVALVDAAEWAGREHAIAPDEAFGVGRELFALMRHHTDPAERGGSAMLAAAGL, from the coding sequence ATGACCCTGAACCCGATCGTCGCCAAGGTCACCGACCGTATCATCGAACGTTCGCGCGACAGCCGCCGCCGCTATCTCGACCTGATCGACCGCGCGCGCGAACAAGGCGTGAGCCGCCCGATCCTGTCGTGCGGCAACCTTGCCCACGGCTTTGCGGCCAGCGGCGACGACAAGGCCACCATCCGCACGGGCAAGGCGATGAACATCGGCATCGTCACCGCCTACAACGATATGCTTTCGGCGCACCAGCCCTATGGCCGCTATCCCGAACAGATCAAGCTGTTCGCGCGCGAGGTAGGCGCGACGGCGCAAGTAGCGGGCGGCGTGCCGGCGATGTGCGACGGGGTGACGCAGGGGCAGGATTCGATGGAGCTGTCGCTGTTCAGCCGCGATACCATTGCCCTGTCCACGTCCGTCGCGCTCAGCCACGGCATGTTCGAATCCGCGCTGCTGCTGGGCATCTGCGACAAGATCGTGCCGGGCCTGCTGATCGGCGCGCTCCGCTTCGGGCATCTGCCGATGATGCTGGTGCCTTCGGGGCCGATGCCGACCGGGCTTGCCAACAAGGAGAAGGTGCGCATCCGCCAGCTCTATGCCGAAGGCAAGGTAGGGCGCGAGGAACTGCTGGAAAGCGAAAGCGCCAGCTACCACGGCGCGGGCACCTGCACGTTCTATGGCACCGCCAATTCCAACCAGATGATGATGGAGATGATGGGGCTGCACATGCCCGGCTCCAGCTTCGTCCTGCCCGGCACCAAGCTGCGCCAGGAACTGACCCGCGCCGCCGTCCACCGCATCGCCGGGATAGGCTGGGACGGTGACGACTATCGCCCGCTCGGCCACTGCGTCGATGAAAAGGCGATCGTCAACGCCATCGTCGGCCTGCTGGCGACGGGCGGCTCGACCAACCACGTTATCCACCTGCCCGCCATCGCCCGCGCGGCCGGCGTGCAGATCGACTGGAACGACATGGACGAACTCTCGCGCGTGGTGCCGCTGATCGCCAGCGTTTATCCCAACGGCGCGGGCGACGTGAACTACTTCCACGCTGCCGGCGGCATGCCCTACGTGATCCGTGAACTGGTGGAATCGGGCCTTGCCCATGCCGACATCCGCACCGTCTATGGCCAGTCGCTGGCCGAAGGCGCGCAGGAGCCGGTGATGGACGGCGAAACGCTGCGCTGGACCCCCGCACCGCAGGCGAGCGGCGATGGATCCATGCTCCGCCCGGTGTCCGCGCCGTTCCAGCCCGAAGGCGGCTTGCGCTTGCTAGAAGGCAACCTTGGGCGCGGCACGATCAAGGTCAGCGCGGTCGATCCCGCGCGCTGGACGATCGAGGCGCCGGTCCGGGTGTTCGATGACCAGAACCAGGTGATCGCGGCGTTCAAGGCGGGCGAACTGGAACGCGACGTGGTCGTGGTGGTCCGCTTCCAGGGACCGGCCGCCAATGGCATGCCCGAACTTCACAAGCTCACGCCCCCGCTCGGCGTGTTGCAGGATCGCGGCTTCAAGGTGGCGCTGGTCACCGACGGGCGCATGTCGGGCGCTTCCGGCAAGGTGCCGGCGGCGATCCACGTCTCGCCCGAGGCCAAGCTCGGCGGGGCGCTGGCCAAGCTGCGCGATGGCGATGTGGTACGCGTCTGCGCGGACAGCGGCGAACTCGTCGCGCTGGTCGATGCCGCCGAATGGGCCGGGCGCGAACACGCGATTGCCCCCGACGAGGCATTTGGCGTAGGGCGCGAACTCTTCGCCCTTATGCGCCACCACACCGACCCGGCGGAACGCGGCGGTTCGGCGATGCTGGCGGCGGCAGGGCTCTGA
- a CDS encoding 6-phosphogluconolactonase: MIDPRPAEVRWAEPGDAAAVADRIAAELAKPGPKRIAVPGGSTPVKVFALLADRALDWSGVTLCLTDDRQVPDDHPASNYGKLVAALGDSGVTVERLVEGAAVAPFDLVWLGMGEDGHVASLFPHMHALVRPGPAVIATEPVPLPSEAPFPRLSLNRRALKATAEIILVITGATKKQLVQRVLDGADTYPVSDFLRGFGPPVTIYWSA; the protein is encoded by the coding sequence ATGATTGACCCGCGCCCCGCCGAGGTGCGCTGGGCGGAGCCCGGCGATGCCGCCGCCGTGGCCGATCGCATCGCGGCGGAACTGGCGAAGCCGGGGCCGAAGCGGATCGCGGTGCCGGGCGGTTCCACCCCGGTAAAGGTGTTCGCGCTGCTGGCAGACCGCGCGCTCGACTGGTCCGGCGTCACACTTTGCCTCACCGACGACCGGCAGGTGCCCGATGACCATCCGGCGTCGAATTACGGCAAGCTCGTTGCCGCGCTGGGCGATAGCGGCGTGACCGTGGAGCGGTTGGTCGAAGGCGCTGCCGTCGCGCCGTTCGATCTGGTCTGGCTGGGCATGGGCGAGGACGGCCACGTCGCCTCGCTGTTCCCGCACATGCACGCGCTGGTCCGGCCCGGACCAGCGGTGATCGCAACCGAGCCGGTGCCGCTGCCGTCCGAAGCGCCGTTTCCGCGCCTCTCGCTCAACCGCCGCGCGCTCAAGGCCACGGCCGAGATCATCCTGGTCATCACCGGCGCGACGAAAAAACAGCTCGTCCAGCGGGTGCTGGACGGGGCGGACACTTATCCCGTTTCCGATTTCCTGCGCGGCTTCGGCCCGCCGGTCACGATCTACTGGAGCGCATGA